A genomic window from Candidatus Sulfotelmatobacter sp. includes:
- a CDS encoding class I SAM-dependent methyltransferase, with protein sequence MANLAERCVTWTKCLFAIRGLKPQSTPEELVNFCLAQPLAPLQIRSELLALATEVASLEPRTGMEIGTHLGGTLFLFCRLAHPSARMLSLDLYRGRLGGIRKMIYYSFLRGSQHLDIVTGDSHSSPTLSTVAKKLGPAKLDFLFIDGDHSYDGVKRDFEMYSPLVRAGGLVAFHDIVPHPPEAQCHVNEFWVEVKQRYRHKEFIESPNQQWAGIGVLYV encoded by the coding sequence ATGGCAAACCTGGCTGAAAGATGTGTTACCTGGACGAAGTGCCTCTTTGCTATTCGCGGGCTGAAACCGCAATCGACTCCTGAGGAACTGGTGAACTTCTGTCTCGCCCAGCCGTTGGCTCCGCTACAAATACGCAGCGAACTGCTTGCGCTGGCAACGGAGGTCGCGAGCCTGGAGCCCCGAACCGGGATGGAGATTGGCACTCATCTCGGCGGAACTCTCTTCTTATTTTGCCGCCTGGCTCATCCCAGCGCCCGCATGCTGAGTCTCGATCTGTATCGCGGCCGGCTGGGCGGCATTCGCAAAATGATTTACTACTCGTTTCTGCGAGGGAGCCAGCATCTCGACATCGTCACCGGCGATTCCCATTCTTCTCCCACGTTATCGACGGTCGCGAAAAAACTCGGCCCGGCCAAGCTGGACTTTCTGTTTATCGACGGGGATCACAGCTATGATGGCGTCAAGCGCGATTTCGAGATGTACTCGCCCCTGGTACGAGCCGGCGGCCTGGTCGCCTTTCATGACATCGTTCCGCATCCGCCGGAGGCGCAATGTCACGTCAACGAATTCTGGGTCGAAGTCAAGCAACGCTACCGGCACAAGGAGTTCATCGAAAGCCCCAACCAACAGTGGGCCGGGATCGGAGTGCTGTATGTCTAA
- a CDS encoding SLBB domain-containing protein produces the protein MNSVKTAGLADIPIGGRNAVLCAWLFLGITCVSLSGQARERSSAAPPDLARQNLARVAGSPTQLIGILHKDPGLMVELKRWIARDAGNHGQLIADSDLTDEAIFDRLATDVEFRSVVTILVQKYGYLMPAMDPESALGKEQELLLQERVKWMAQHEEEDRALAHQEAVKQAGRGFACDPRINNCATQNTNSAAPPQPAGQQPEGSQGPVPGLQTLPVNPNAPYLPPQQTAPASNGTELLRTSGQDQNSPESLATGNLGGSSSGYTPSDDGGQYGSLAQRNGQSASQSGRFGTDGNPSVDGSLGAGSLNGGAQNEGSFNSDFADQLNSSQSNPFMNDGLYPAYGSTAAPRSDVPGYSAPGSALRARQWSGPGQRLVRSPNPYSDIPSLYDMYLQAAAHPPVVERFGMQVFENGTRDLQMIPMDLPAGPDYVVGSGDGVSVDLWGAVSRRFYRVVDREGRISLPEVGPIMVAGKSLADVQESVQRVLRTQFRDVSADVSLARLRTIRVYVVGDVLRAGAYDVGSLSTPLNALFAAGGPTNRGSLRIVKHYRGNQLVQDVDVYDLLLHGVKGDIQRLENGDTVMVPPLGPEITVEGMVRRPAIYEQKDEKSLADAIALAGGLLPTAALRHIEVQRLVAHEKQTMLSLDVSQDDSTDEATKRLESFQIQDGDKIRIFPIAPYTQNAIYLEGHVLRPGKYSFHDGMRVTDLISSYKDLLPEPAVQYGEIIRLSSPDFRPTVQSFNVGEALADPAKAPLLQALDTVQIFGRYDFENPPSVSVLGDVRVPGTYRTSGDIHLSDAIHLAGGLTPDAATIDAQVFRYLPDSTLKILNVKLDSALDGSPADNIVLSPRDRVLVHKNAAASDPPTVSVKGEVARPGRYPLTGEMRISDVIRAAGGLKQSADIQTADLTHYVWNDAKQVTANQEVITLADALHGEPEKDPALNNGDVLSIRQRPGWEDLGASVTIRGEVVHAGSYGIRPGERLSSVLRRAGGFAPGAYPYGTVLLRPDVQKLEQRSYGELIQRIRAQQSTLKLTATSVSDPDQKLSAESGLVQWQTALDNLASSPPTGRVTIQVSTNLKNWENTPRDVTMRGGDILIVPKRPSFVLVQGQVYGPTAVAYRPGRSAKWYLLQAGGPTNMANKRAIFVIRADGTVIGKGSSNWITGDGLSVALQPGDLIVVPEKALGGPPIWKTLFQNAQVLSSIATSIVLAAAY, from the coding sequence ATGAATTCGGTCAAAACGGCTGGCTTGGCCGATATCCCCATCGGTGGGCGAAACGCGGTGCTGTGTGCTTGGCTTTTTCTGGGCATCACTTGCGTGAGTCTATCTGGGCAGGCGCGGGAGCGATCTTCGGCGGCGCCTCCTGATTTGGCGCGTCAGAACCTGGCGCGCGTTGCGGGCTCGCCGACCCAGTTGATTGGTATCCTTCACAAAGATCCGGGTTTGATGGTGGAACTGAAGCGCTGGATCGCGCGCGACGCGGGCAATCACGGGCAACTGATTGCAGACTCCGACCTGACCGACGAGGCGATTTTCGATCGCCTTGCAACCGACGTAGAGTTTCGCTCCGTCGTAACGATTCTGGTGCAAAAATACGGCTATCTGATGCCGGCAATGGATCCCGAGTCGGCTCTCGGCAAAGAGCAGGAGCTTCTGCTGCAAGAGCGTGTGAAATGGATGGCCCAGCATGAGGAAGAGGACCGCGCCCTGGCTCATCAGGAAGCAGTGAAACAGGCGGGGCGGGGGTTCGCATGCGATCCTCGCATTAACAATTGCGCGACCCAGAACACGAATTCCGCCGCGCCGCCGCAGCCGGCCGGGCAGCAACCGGAAGGCTCTCAGGGGCCGGTTCCAGGTCTGCAGACTCTGCCCGTCAATCCGAATGCTCCATATCTTCCACCTCAGCAAACGGCGCCGGCCAGTAACGGAACGGAACTTCTTCGCACCAGCGGGCAGGATCAGAACTCGCCGGAGTCGCTGGCAACCGGCAACCTTGGGGGAAGTTCTTCCGGGTATACGCCATCGGACGACGGCGGACAGTACGGCAGTCTGGCACAGCGTAACGGGCAAAGTGCATCGCAGTCTGGGAGGTTTGGAACCGATGGGAACCCAAGCGTTGACGGATCGCTAGGTGCCGGATCGCTCAATGGCGGAGCCCAGAATGAAGGTTCATTCAATTCGGATTTTGCCGATCAGCTGAATTCATCACAGTCGAACCCGTTCATGAATGACGGACTCTATCCCGCCTACGGGAGCACCGCCGCGCCTCGATCCGACGTTCCCGGATACAGTGCGCCAGGAAGCGCGCTGCGAGCGAGGCAGTGGAGCGGTCCGGGCCAACGGTTGGTGCGCAGTCCAAATCCGTATAGCGACATTCCGTCGCTCTACGACATGTACTTGCAGGCCGCGGCCCATCCGCCGGTGGTGGAACGCTTTGGCATGCAGGTTTTCGAGAATGGCACTCGCGATTTGCAGATGATCCCCATGGACCTGCCGGCGGGGCCCGATTATGTGGTGGGATCGGGCGATGGAGTTTCGGTGGATCTGTGGGGAGCCGTTTCGCGCCGGTTCTATCGCGTGGTCGATCGCGAAGGTAGAATCAGCCTGCCTGAAGTGGGACCCATCATGGTCGCGGGGAAGTCGCTCGCCGACGTGCAGGAGTCGGTGCAGCGAGTTCTGCGTACGCAGTTCCGCGATGTCTCGGCCGATGTCTCTCTGGCGCGTTTGAGAACGATTCGAGTGTATGTAGTGGGAGACGTGCTTCGGGCGGGAGCGTACGATGTGGGCTCGCTGTCGACGCCGCTGAACGCGCTGTTCGCGGCGGGGGGGCCGACCAATCGCGGTTCGTTGCGGATTGTCAAACACTACCGCGGCAATCAACTGGTGCAGGACGTTGACGTCTACGACCTGCTGCTGCACGGAGTGAAGGGAGATATCCAACGCCTGGAAAATGGCGACACCGTGATGGTACCGCCGTTGGGGCCGGAAATCACGGTGGAAGGAATGGTGCGGCGCCCCGCCATTTACGAGCAGAAGGACGAGAAATCGCTGGCGGATGCGATTGCGCTGGCCGGTGGTTTGCTGCCAACCGCGGCGCTGCGGCACATCGAAGTGCAACGACTGGTGGCTCACGAGAAGCAGACAATGTTGAGTCTCGACGTTTCGCAGGACGACTCGACCGATGAGGCTACCAAGCGACTCGAGTCATTTCAGATTCAGGACGGGGACAAGATCAGGATCTTCCCTATCGCTCCGTATACGCAGAATGCAATCTACCTGGAGGGCCACGTCCTCCGCCCTGGGAAATATTCGTTCCACGACGGCATGCGGGTAACCGATCTCATCAGTTCCTACAAAGATCTTCTGCCCGAGCCGGCAGTGCAGTATGGCGAGATTATCCGCCTGAGTTCGCCGGATTTCCGTCCGACGGTGCAGAGTTTCAATGTGGGTGAGGCGCTGGCCGATCCCGCCAAAGCGCCATTGTTGCAGGCTCTCGACACAGTTCAGATTTTCGGGCGCTATGATTTCGAGAATCCGCCATCCGTCTCGGTGTTGGGCGATGTGCGCGTTCCAGGAACTTACAGAACTTCGGGAGATATTCATCTTAGCGACGCGATTCATCTGGCCGGCGGGCTGACCCCCGATGCGGCGACCATCGATGCCCAGGTGTTTCGCTATTTGCCGGACAGCACGCTGAAAATTCTCAACGTCAAGTTGGACAGCGCGCTGGACGGCAGCCCGGCCGACAACATTGTCCTGAGCCCGCGGGATCGCGTACTCGTCCACAAGAATGCGGCGGCTAGCGATCCGCCCACGGTATCCGTGAAGGGAGAAGTGGCGCGGCCGGGACGCTACCCGTTGACCGGGGAGATGCGGATATCGGATGTGATTCGCGCCGCCGGCGGTCTGAAGCAGAGTGCCGATATTCAAACCGCGGATCTTACTCACTATGTTTGGAACGACGCCAAACAGGTGACGGCGAATCAGGAAGTGATCACGCTCGCGGATGCGCTCCACGGCGAACCGGAGAAGGATCCTGCGCTCAACAACGGCGATGTGCTTTCTATTCGGCAACGGCCAGGCTGGGAGGACCTGGGCGCTTCGGTCACGATTCGTGGAGAAGTTGTGCACGCCGGCAGCTATGGAATTCGCCCTGGTGAACGGCTGAGTTCGGTGCTGCGGCGAGCGGGTGGCTTCGCCCCCGGAGCATATCCGTATGGAACCGTATTGCTGCGACCGGATGTTCAGAAGCTGGAGCAAAGATCGTATGGGGAGCTGATCCAGCGCATTCGCGCGCAACAGTCGACTTTGAAATTAACGGCAACGAGTGTGAGCGACCCGGACCAGAAACTGTCGGCGGAATCGGGGTTGGTGCAATGGCAGACCGCGCTGGACAACCTGGCGAGTAGTCCCCCCACCGGGCGCGTGACGATTCAGGTTTCCACCAACCTGAAGAATTGGGAGAACACTCCGCGCGATGTGACAATGAGAGGGGGTGACATTCTGATCGTTCCGAAGCGTCCCAGCTTTGTGTTGGTGCAGGGACAGGTATATGGCCCGACGGCGGTGGCGTATCGTCCCGGCAGAAGTGCCAAATGGTATCTGTTGCAGGCGGGCGGGCCCACGAATATGGCGAACAAGCGGGCAATTTTTGTGATTCGCGCCGACGGCACCGTGATTGGGAAAGGCAGTTCCAATTGGATTACGGGCGACGGCTTGAGTGTCGCGTTGCAACCGGGCGACCTGATTGTGGTTCCCGAAAAGGCTTTGGGTGGTCCACCCATCTGGAAGACCTTATTCCAGAATGCGCAGGTCCTGAGTTCAATTGCCACCAGCATAGTTCTCGCTGCGGCCTATTGA
- a CDS encoding capsule assembly Wzi family protein, with protein sequence MNRFLRSGWIKAMFFLATAAVALGQSIPPPEPVAVNPKPVSQKPATTAQPDDPAGAPDSPEAPQPNDTRNTPLNLPRAFLHDQIGMWTSPFRARFTDATWLVPLGGFAAGLLVTDSVTSKHLSNDPNTLLRYRHISDYGLYSMAGGAGGLYVLGLMTHNDHQRETGFLSGEAAIDAWAAVEAIKYATGRERPYNGNGTGPFWSGGSSFPSEHAAAAFSIAGIVAHEYPSPFMKFFSYGLATLVAASRVNAKQHFPSDVLVGSAIGYLTSEYVYRHHHDPELPGGNWEMAALRPDRPSHWQARDMGSPYVPLDSWIYPALERLSAMGYIGSGIAAMRPWTRMECARQLSEAGDRITGDEENESEAAHLYEELRRELRHELGLLGGGDNAEVRLESAYTRSTEIAGQPLTDGYHFGQTVINDFGRPEERGFNNVSGLSAWATDGPFAGYIRSEFQYSPSAPALPLAAREAISTADFSHDIIPPPFPVPPDTPTSAIDRGRLLDAYVAMNVSNWQFSYGKQSLWWGPDEGGGMMISDNADPMTMFRINRVTPFKLPGFLGIFGPMRVEFFIGQHTGYEFMFTPMGLVGQYGESLHPQPITHGERFSFKPTPNFEFGMSRTTDYGGPGYPLTWHTFLRSVFSTDQTIPGAANKPGSRRSGLDFSYRLHGLTFYADGFTEHDTISPIVGPDVAAWLGGIYIPRLPGLRKMDFRAEGVYTDPPIGGNVGSGFFNYNPTWISGFTNSGNLMSHWVGREGQGVQAWTSYWFTPRNKLQFEFRHLKVSHEFIPNGGTLADGSVRADFWVRSSFSLSAVVQYEAWTFPVIAATKQSNVTSSLQLSFWPKGYSRKSSADQ encoded by the coding sequence GTGAATCGATTTCTGCGATCTGGGTGGATCAAGGCGATGTTTTTTCTGGCAACAGCGGCGGTCGCGTTGGGGCAGTCTATCCCTCCCCCGGAGCCTGTTGCGGTCAATCCGAAACCCGTGAGTCAGAAGCCGGCAACGACCGCGCAGCCGGACGACCCCGCTGGTGCACCCGATTCTCCAGAGGCGCCCCAACCTAACGATACGCGAAATACACCGTTGAACCTGCCACGGGCGTTCTTGCACGACCAGATTGGCATGTGGACCAGCCCTTTCCGGGCGCGATTCACGGACGCCACGTGGCTGGTGCCGCTCGGAGGATTTGCGGCGGGACTGTTGGTTACTGACAGTGTTACCAGCAAGCACCTTTCAAATGATCCCAATACGCTCCTGCGCTATCGCCACATTTCCGACTACGGTTTGTACTCAATGGCCGGGGGCGCAGGTGGCCTATACGTTTTGGGGCTGATGACCCACAACGATCATCAGCGCGAAACCGGCTTTCTGAGCGGCGAAGCAGCGATTGACGCATGGGCCGCAGTGGAAGCAATCAAGTATGCTACCGGACGCGAGCGCCCCTACAACGGCAACGGCACGGGTCCATTCTGGAGCGGAGGTTCGTCGTTTCCGTCTGAGCATGCCGCAGCAGCCTTTTCGATCGCGGGAATTGTGGCGCACGAATATCCCAGCCCCTTCATGAAATTTTTCTCCTATGGACTGGCCACGCTGGTGGCGGCGTCGCGGGTTAATGCCAAACAACATTTTCCATCGGATGTTCTGGTGGGCTCGGCCATCGGTTATCTGACCAGCGAGTACGTCTACCGCCATCACCACGATCCTGAATTGCCGGGAGGGAATTGGGAGATGGCGGCATTGCGGCCCGATCGCCCATCGCACTGGCAAGCTAGGGATATGGGTTCGCCCTATGTTCCTCTGGATAGCTGGATCTATCCTGCATTAGAGCGGCTGTCTGCTATGGGCTACATCGGCAGTGGGATTGCGGCAATGCGTCCATGGACGCGCATGGAGTGCGCGCGACAACTTAGCGAAGCTGGCGACCGCATTACCGGCGACGAAGAGAATGAGAGCGAAGCGGCGCACTTATACGAGGAGCTGCGGCGGGAACTTCGCCACGAACTCGGCTTGCTGGGCGGCGGCGACAACGCCGAAGTGCGATTGGAATCAGCCTACACGCGAAGTACAGAAATCGCGGGCCAGCCGTTGACCGACGGTTATCACTTTGGCCAAACTGTTATCAATGATTTCGGGCGCCCTGAGGAGCGGGGATTCAACAACGTTTCAGGACTGTCTGCCTGGGCCACGGACGGGCCCTTTGCCGGCTACATTCGCAGCGAATTTCAGTATTCGCCGTCCGCGCCCGCGCTGCCGCTGGCTGCGCGCGAGGCCATATCGACCGCGGACTTCTCTCATGACATCATCCCGCCGCCGTTTCCTGTGCCGCCCGATACACCAACATCTGCCATTGACCGTGGCCGGCTGCTAGACGCGTATGTCGCAATGAACGTCTCCAATTGGCAGTTCTCTTACGGCAAACAAAGCCTCTGGTGGGGCCCGGACGAAGGCGGAGGCATGATGATCAGCGACAACGCCGATCCCATGACCATGTTCCGCATCAACCGGGTCACACCCTTCAAGCTTCCGGGCTTTCTGGGAATTTTTGGACCAATGCGCGTGGAATTCTTCATCGGACAGCATACCGGCTACGAGTTCATGTTTACACCCATGGGCCTGGTTGGACAGTATGGGGAATCCCTGCACCCACAGCCGATTACGCATGGCGAGCGATTCAGTTTCAAGCCTACTCCCAACTTCGAATTCGGCATGTCGCGGACCACGGACTATGGGGGACCGGGGTATCCGTTGACCTGGCACACGTTTCTTCGCAGCGTTTTTTCAACCGATCAAACGATACCTGGTGCGGCTAACAAACCGGGATCCCGCCGGTCGGGCCTGGACTTCAGCTACCGCTTACACGGACTGACTTTCTACGCGGACGGTTTTACCGAGCACGATACGATCAGTCCCATCGTCGGTCCGGATGTGGCGGCCTGGCTGGGAGGGATTTACATTCCCCGGCTGCCCGGGCTGCGCAAGATGGATTTTCGCGCGGAGGGCGTTTATACGGATCCGCCGATTGGCGGAAACGTTGGATCCGGCTTCTTTAACTACAACCCGACGTGGATCTCGGGGTTTACGAATTCGGGCAATTTAATGAGCCATTGGGTCGGACGGGAAGGCCAGGGTGTGCAGGCATGGACCTCGTATTGGTTTACTCCGCGGAACAAACTACAATTTGAGTTCAGGCATCTGAAGGTCAGCCATGAGTTCATCCCGAACGGCGGAACTTTGGCGGACGGCAGTGTCCGCGCGGATTTTTGGGTTCGATCGAGTTTCAGCTTGTCCGCCGTGGTGCAATATGAAGCGTGGACTTTTCCAGTGATTGCAGCGACGAAACAGTCGAATGTAACTTCATCGCTGCAATTGTCGTTCTGGCCAAAAGGATATTCGCGTAAAAGCAGTGCAGACCAATGA
- a CDS encoding Wzz/FepE/Etk N-terminal domain-containing protein — MATREITKQQPKFNEPDLAQELAIEVEDAGQYQARRIARLASIWRERRFVSRCAAVGLVTSLIIAFLIPVRYTSTTRLMPPDQAGASMASMLAALGKGGSELGVMGSELLGLKTSGDLFVGVLHSRTIQDRLVNKFDLRKVYGERRWEDARKVLEKRTDISSDRKSNIITITVSDHSAQRAAEMAREYVAGLDGIVLTLNTSSAHKERVFLEERLGQVQQDLEVAEKEFGNFASKNEAIDVKEQGKAMIGAAAEVEGELIAAQTQLEGLRQIYTPNNVRVRTLQARIDEYQRQLQKLGGQDSSAASSSASNASPSSPSTEDLYPSIRQLPILGVAYADLYRRTKVEEAVFETLTKQYEMAKVEEARETPSVKVLDEGNIPESKSFPPRILIGCIGIFVFAMAGIFWVLAHDRWQRIDPDDPGKALATEVMNTIWSNLPWRPRTGVNVQSIKESVFRRFHKGDED, encoded by the coding sequence ATGGCGACCAGGGAAATCACGAAGCAACAGCCGAAATTCAACGAGCCCGACCTCGCTCAAGAACTGGCGATCGAGGTTGAAGACGCGGGACAATACCAGGCGCGAAGAATCGCCAGACTGGCGTCGATCTGGCGCGAGCGTCGGTTTGTGTCCCGGTGCGCGGCGGTGGGGCTGGTTACATCTCTCATTATTGCCTTTCTGATTCCTGTGCGCTATACCTCGACGACCCGCCTCATGCCGCCCGATCAGGCAGGTGCGAGCATGGCGTCGATGCTGGCTGCCTTAGGCAAGGGTGGCAGTGAATTGGGGGTCATGGGCAGCGAATTGTTGGGTCTAAAGACTTCGGGCGATCTTTTTGTGGGAGTCTTGCATAGCCGGACGATTCAAGATCGTCTGGTCAACAAGTTCGACTTGCGTAAGGTGTATGGTGAGCGCCGGTGGGAAGACGCGCGAAAAGTCCTGGAAAAACGGACCGATATTTCTTCCGACCGCAAGAGCAACATTATCACCATCACGGTGAGCGACCACAGTGCGCAGCGTGCCGCGGAAATGGCGCGAGAATATGTCGCCGGGTTGGATGGAATCGTGCTCACGCTGAATACGTCCTCGGCGCATAAAGAAAGGGTGTTTCTGGAAGAGCGGCTGGGGCAGGTGCAGCAGGACCTGGAGGTGGCGGAAAAGGAGTTCGGCAATTTCGCCAGCAAGAACGAAGCTATCGACGTGAAAGAACAGGGCAAGGCGATGATTGGCGCAGCCGCTGAAGTGGAGGGCGAGCTCATCGCAGCCCAGACACAACTGGAAGGCCTGCGACAGATCTATACCCCAAACAATGTGCGCGTGCGCACGTTGCAGGCCAGGATTGACGAGTACCAACGGCAGTTGCAGAAGTTGGGGGGGCAGGATTCCTCGGCTGCATCGTCCTCAGCTTCGAACGCCTCGCCTTCATCCCCATCGACCGAGGATCTCTATCCATCGATCCGGCAGCTACCCATTCTCGGAGTCGCATACGCCGACCTCTACCGTCGCACTAAAGTGGAAGAGGCCGTCTTCGAGACGTTGACCAAGCAATACGAAATGGCGAAGGTGGAAGAGGCGCGGGAGACGCCGAGCGTCAAAGTCCTGGACGAGGGCAACATCCCCGAGAGCAAGTCATTCCCGCCTCGAATTCTAATCGGGTGCATCGGCATCTTTGTATTTGCTATGGCGGGAATCTTCTGGGTTCTGGCGCACGACCGATGGCAACGAATCGATCCGGATGATCCCGGTAAGGCGTTGGCGACGGAAGTGATGAATACGATCTGGAGCAACCTGCCGTGGAGGCCTCGAACTGGAGTTAACGTCCAATCGATAAAAGAAAGTGTTTTTCGCCGGTTTCACAAGGGCGACGAAGATTAG
- the aceE gene encoding pyruvate dehydrogenase (acetyl-transferring), homodimeric type yields MAQTETDGLEVLETREWVDSLDYVLEKGGPNRAGRLLQQLELHARREAGVNLPFSATTPYQNTIPSTQQPPFPGSQEMERRIKSLVRWNALAMVVRANKMQEGIGGHISTFASAATLYEVAFNHFFRAQTENGDRDVVYFQGHAAPGIYSRAYLEGRISKEKLQNFRRELKSGGGLSSYPHPWLMPEFWEFPTVSMGLGPIQAIYHARFIKYLENRGLKQSTGGKVWAFLGDGEMDEPESLGSITLASRERLDNLIFVVNCNLQRLDGPVRGNGKIIQELEAIFRGAGWNVIKCIWGSDWDSLIQNDRDGLLVKRLGEVSDGQYQKYFVESGAYFRQNLFGTDPRLLKMVEHLSDDQLSRMRLGGHDPIKVHAAFREAVDHTGQPTIVLAKTIKGYGLGEAGEGKNITHQQKKLNEDELQMFRSRFGIPIPDDELHNAPFYRPSDESAEIKYMQARRQQLGGYMPTRKVRAAALKEVPDAHFEEFHKGTEGREVSTTMVFVRLLAKLLRDPELGKLIVPIVPDEARTFGMEALFRQVGIYSSVGQNYEPVDMDTLLYYKEAKNGQILEEGITESGSMCSFIAAGTAYANHGINTIPFFIYYSMFGFQRIGDLIWAASDMRCRGFLVGGTAGRTTLAGEGLQHQDGHSHVLALPVPNLLAYDPAFAYEIAIIIQDGIKRMYIDQESIFYYLTVGNEPLAMPGMPEGNIREGVLKGLYRFKTSTNSDAKLRAQLLGSGAIMFEVLKAQQILEEKYGVAADVWSVTSYKELYRNANDCERWNMLHPADPAKVPYVTQTLKDAAGPFIAASDYMKVLPESLTKWVPGQLVSLGTDGFGRSESRVALRDFFEVDAKHIVLATLGALARENKIGTDVVSRAIKELGINPDKANPAVS; encoded by the coding sequence GTGGCTCAGACGGAAACTGACGGCTTAGAGGTTTTGGAAACCAGGGAGTGGGTCGATTCTCTGGACTATGTTCTTGAAAAAGGCGGCCCTAACCGGGCGGGCCGTTTGCTTCAGCAGTTGGAGTTGCACGCGCGGCGCGAGGCCGGCGTCAACCTGCCCTTTTCCGCGACCACGCCTTACCAGAACACGATTCCCTCGACGCAGCAGCCGCCGTTCCCCGGCAGCCAGGAGATGGAACGGCGCATTAAGAGCCTGGTCCGCTGGAATGCTCTGGCCATGGTCGTCCGAGCCAATAAAATGCAGGAAGGCATTGGCGGACACATCTCGACCTTCGCCTCTGCCGCCACGCTCTATGAAGTTGCCTTCAACCATTTTTTTCGCGCGCAAACCGAAAACGGCGACCGCGATGTCGTCTACTTCCAGGGCCACGCCGCTCCGGGAATTTATTCGCGAGCCTACCTTGAAGGCCGCATTTCGAAAGAGAAGCTGCAAAACTTCCGCCGCGAGTTGAAATCCGGCGGGGGATTGAGTTCCTATCCTCATCCCTGGCTGATGCCAGAGTTCTGGGAATTTCCCACGGTTTCGATGGGCCTCGGTCCGATCCAGGCGATTTACCACGCGCGCTTCATCAAATATCTTGAAAATCGCGGACTCAAACAGTCAACCGGCGGCAAAGTCTGGGCGTTCCTCGGCGACGGCGAAATGGACGAACCCGAGTCGCTGGGTTCGATCACTCTGGCTTCGCGCGAGCGCCTCGACAACCTGATCTTCGTGGTGAACTGCAACCTGCAGCGCCTCGACGGCCCGGTGCGCGGCAACGGCAAAATTATTCAGGAACTGGAAGCCATTTTCCGCGGCGCCGGATGGAACGTCATCAAGTGCATCTGGGGCTCCGATTGGGACAGCCTCATTCAAAACGACCGCGACGGCCTGCTAGTCAAGCGCCTGGGCGAAGTCAGCGATGGACAGTATCAGAAATATTTTGTCGAGAGCGGAGCGTATTTCCGACAGAATCTTTTCGGCACCGATCCCCGTCTGCTGAAAATGGTGGAGCATCTTTCTGACGATCAACTCTCGCGCATGCGCCTGGGCGGTCACGATCCCATCAAGGTCCACGCCGCATTCCGCGAGGCCGTCGATCATACGGGCCAGCCTACGATCGTTCTCGCCAAAACGATTAAGGGCTACGGACTCGGCGAGGCCGGTGAGGGCAAGAACATCACTCACCAGCAGAAGAAACTGAACGAAGACGAGTTGCAGATGTTCCGCTCGCGTTTTGGAATTCCCATTCCAGACGATGAGCTGCACAACGCCCCGTTCTATCGTCCCTCCGACGAGAGCGCTGAAATCAAATACATGCAGGCCCGCCGCCAGCAGTTGGGCGGATACATGCCCACGCGAAAGGTCCGGGCCGCGGCGCTGAAAGAAGTTCCCGACGCGCACTTTGAGGAATTCCACAAAGGCACTGAAGGCCGCGAAGTCTCCACGACGATGGTCTTTGTGCGCCTGCTCGCGAAACTATTGCGCGATCCTGAACTCGGCAAGCTCATCGTTCCGATCGTGCCCGACGAAGCGCGCACGTTCGGCATGGAAGCTTTATTCCGGCAGGTGGGAATTTATTCAAGCGTCGGCCAGAACTACGAGCCCGTCGACATGGACACGCTGCTCTATTACAAGGAAGCTAAGAACGGCCAGATTCTCGAAGAGGGCATCACCGAGTCCGGATCGATGTGCTCGTTCATCGCCGCGGGCACCGCCTATGCCAATCATGGCATCAACACAATTCCGTTCTTTATTTATTATTCAATGTTCGGATTCCAGCGGATTGGCGACTTAATCTGGGCTGCGTCCGACATGCGCTGCCGCGGATTCCTCGTTGGCGGCACTGCCGGCCGCACCACGCTCGCGGGCGAAGGCCTTCAGCACCAGGACGGCCACAGCCACGTGCTCGCGCTTCCCGTGCCCAATTTGCTCGCCTACGATCCCGCATTCGCTTACGAAATCGCCATCATTATTCAGGATGGCATCAAGCGCATGTACATCGATCAGGAGTCGATCTTCTATTACCTGACTGTCGGCAACGAGCCTCTGGCGATGCCAGGAATGCCTGAGGGCAACATTCGTGAAGGAGTTTTGAAAGGCTTGTATCGCTTCAAAACTTCTACCAATTCTGATGCCAAGCTACGCGCGCAACTGCTGGGTAGCGGCGCCATCATGTTTGAAGTGCTCAAGGCGCAACAGATTCTGGAAGAAAAATACGGAGTCGCCGCCGACGTGTGGAGCGTTACCAGCTACAAAGAGCTGTATCGCAACGCCAACGATTGCGAGCGCTGGAACATGCTGCATCCTGCGGACCCGGCGAAAGTCCCCTATGTGACGCAAACGTTGAAAGATGCCGCCGGCCCATTCATTGCCGCATCCGACTATATGAAAGTTTTGCCAGAGAGCCTGACTAAGTGGGTGCCGGGACAACTGGTTTCGCTCGGCACCGACGGCTTCGGCCGCAGCGAAAGCCGCGTGGCGTTGCGTGACTTCTTCGAAGTCGATGCCAAACACATCGTGTTGGCAACGCTCGGAGCGCTGGCGCGCGAAAATAAAATTGGCACTGACGTAGTGTCGCGAGCGATAAAGGAATTAGGAATCAACCCCGACAAAGCAAATCCGGCCGTCAGCTGA